A part of Paenibacillus sp. 481 genomic DNA contains:
- a CDS encoding ABC transporter ATP-binding protein → MLQLLRFLRPYKVPIAIVLVLLFLEVMADLYLPKLLADIVNNGIVDGNTAYILRIGGFMLFVSVIGVACAITANYMSAKVTSKFGKDIRSKVFSHVEHFSLHEFDRVGTASLITRTTNDITQVQEMITMMMRTIVTAPFMCIGGVILALSTDVQLSWVIVGMVPILVVGTIFFFKKILPLYDMIQNHMDQLNLTVGERLNGIRVIRSLNRSEHENYKFDEVNTNLTNVSIKVNQYLAIMMPLILIVSNFASVAIIGFGSFRVDAGHMQVGDLIAFLEYAMQIMFSLISVSIVFIMFPQAQVSAKRILQLLNTTSEFEHTEPTIVKQPTIANGHISFTDVTFRYEGAEKPSLSRISFQAKPGETVAIIGSTGSGKTTLINLIPRFYEIESGSIRIDGVDVKELPFQQLRQMLGLVPQKAVLFSGSVAENIRFGKPSATDEEVERAASIAQATDFVKEMKDGFSSVIAQGGVNVSGGQKQRISIARALVRQPLIYLFDDSFSALDYQTDAKLRAALRQDTTQATVLIVAQRVSTVKDADRILVLEQGELVGEGTHKELMKTCNVYQEIVSSQLSEEESA, encoded by the coding sequence ATGCTGCAACTACTTAGGTTTCTGCGACCTTATAAAGTACCGATAGCTATCGTACTCGTATTACTATTTTTAGAAGTAATGGCAGACCTGTATCTTCCGAAATTGCTAGCTGATATCGTTAATAACGGGATTGTAGATGGAAATACCGCATATATATTGCGGATTGGTGGGTTCATGTTATTCGTAAGTGTGATAGGAGTTGCGTGCGCGATCACAGCTAACTATATGTCTGCCAAAGTTACGAGCAAATTCGGAAAGGATATACGCAGCAAAGTATTTTCCCACGTTGAACACTTTTCGTTGCACGAATTTGATCGTGTTGGAACAGCCTCCCTTATTACCCGCACGACGAATGATATTACGCAGGTGCAAGAAATGATCACGATGATGATGCGGACAATTGTTACCGCTCCATTTATGTGTATTGGCGGTGTCATTTTGGCATTGTCGACAGATGTCCAATTATCTTGGGTTATCGTCGGTATGGTACCTATCTTAGTGGTAGGGACGATATTCTTCTTCAAAAAAATACTTCCACTTTATGACATGATTCAAAATCATATGGATCAGCTCAATTTAACGGTTGGAGAAAGGCTGAACGGCATCCGTGTTATTCGTTCCTTGAACCGCTCCGAACATGAGAATTACAAGTTTGATGAAGTTAACACCAACTTAACGAACGTTTCGATAAAAGTTAATCAATATTTAGCTATAATGATGCCTCTTATTTTAATTGTTTCAAATTTTGCAAGTGTTGCCATCATTGGTTTTGGTAGTTTTCGTGTTGACGCAGGACATATGCAGGTTGGTGATCTCATTGCCTTCTTAGAGTATGCCATGCAAATTATGTTCTCGCTAATTAGTGTATCCATCGTGTTTATCATGTTCCCACAAGCGCAAGTATCTGCCAAACGTATATTACAACTGTTAAACACGACATCCGAATTCGAACATACAGAGCCGACTATAGTCAAGCAACCGACCATAGCAAATGGCCATATCTCGTTTACAGACGTAACGTTTCGTTACGAAGGTGCTGAGAAGCCTTCCTTGTCTCGAATCTCCTTTCAAGCGAAGCCAGGCGAAACCGTTGCCATCATTGGAAGTACAGGTTCAGGGAAAACGACACTCATCAACCTCATACCTCGATTTTACGAAATCGAAAGCGGGAGCATTCGCATTGACGGGGTTGACGTAAAGGAATTACCTTTTCAGCAGCTTCGACAAATGCTTGGACTCGTGCCACAAAAAGCAGTTCTTTTCTCAGGATCGGTTGCGGAAAATATACGATTTGGCAAGCCGTCAGCAACAGATGAAGAAGTGGAACGCGCAGCGTCAATCGCGCAAGCAACTGATTTTGTGAAAGAGATGAAGGACGGTTTCAGCTCTGTGATCGCGCAGGGTGGCGTGAACGTGTCGGGAGGACAAAAGCAGCGTATTTCGATTGCCAGAGCTCTAGTTAGACAGCCCCTTATATACTTATTCGATGATAGCTTCTCAGCCTTAGATTATCAGACAGATGCCAAATTACGAGCTGCCCTTAGACAAGATACGACACAAGCTACCGTACTAATCGTTGCACAGCGAGTGAGTACCGTGAAAGATGCCGATCGGATACTCGTGCTGGAGCAAGGAGAGCTTGTAGGGGAAGGGACTCATAAAGAACTTATGAAAACTTGTAACGTTTATCAAGAAATTGTTTCCTCGCAATTGTCAGAGGAGGAGAGCGCATGA
- a CDS encoding ABC transporter ATP-binding protein — translation MNSVEQTDQTKQIDETDPQQSKPINTKQTLIRLLTYFKPFKAQLLVIVFAAIVSALFTIVGPKILGDATTILFNGVKAKMDGVAGAAIDFEAIFRILLVLAGIYTLSALFSYLEQYLVAGVAQKVVYQLRKQASEKLSRLPVKYFDSRPNGDLLSRIVNDVDNISNSLSHSLTQLLTALITLIGVVSMMLYISPLLTLIVFLTLPLSFYAAAKVATRAQDHFTKRQESLGELNSHVEEMYNGHNIVKGFGQEQHTISKFEKCNEKLYHSVWKSEFVSGIIEPLMSIINKLAYVFICVVGGIFVLKRAIEIGDVQAFIQYTQQFAQPILQLAHISSTIQSTIASAARVFELLDEEEEVQEEVTAQPIHQPKGEVRFQHVQFGYTEDKLLMTDMSIDVKEGQKVAIVGPTGSGKTTLINLLMRFYEVNGGQITIDGRDISKMNRVDLRRMFGMVLQDTWLFNGTIRENIAYGRTDATDADIFQAAKQAYADPFIRKLPDGYDTILNENVTNLSQGQKQLLTIARAILTDPSILVLDEATSNIDTRTEIHIQRAMKELMKGRTSFIIAHRLSTIRDADLIVVMNSGNVVEQGSHEQLLAKGGMYADLYNSQFAEASKMSS, via the coding sequence ATGAATTCCGTAGAACAGACCGATCAAACGAAGCAAATAGATGAAACTGACCCGCAACAGTCGAAGCCGATAAATACGAAACAAACATTAATCAGGCTACTTACATATTTTAAACCGTTTAAAGCCCAACTTCTTGTGATCGTCTTTGCCGCAATTGTAAGTGCTTTGTTTACGATTGTCGGCCCGAAAATACTCGGTGATGCAACAACTATTTTGTTCAATGGCGTGAAGGCGAAGATGGATGGAGTTGCAGGCGCAGCCATTGATTTTGAAGCTATTTTCCGTATTTTGCTCGTGCTAGCTGGTATTTATACTTTGAGTGCATTATTCAGTTATTTGGAGCAGTACTTAGTTGCGGGTGTAGCGCAAAAAGTCGTCTACCAGTTGCGTAAACAAGCGAGCGAAAAATTATCTCGACTGCCTGTTAAATATTTTGATTCGCGACCTAACGGTGATCTACTTAGTAGAATTGTCAATGATGTCGACAATATAAGTAATAGCTTATCCCATAGCCTTACCCAATTGTTAACTGCATTGATTACACTCATTGGTGTAGTCTCGATGATGCTCTATATTAGTCCTCTTTTAACTTTGATCGTATTTTTAACGTTGCCGCTTAGTTTTTATGCGGCCGCGAAAGTGGCGACGCGTGCACAAGACCATTTTACAAAGCGGCAGGAGTCGCTCGGTGAATTGAATAGCCATGTCGAGGAAATGTATAACGGTCATAACATTGTAAAAGGATTTGGACAAGAGCAGCATACGATCTCCAAATTTGAGAAATGTAATGAGAAACTGTACCATTCGGTGTGGAAGTCCGAGTTCGTATCGGGCATCATAGAGCCCTTGATGTCCATTATAAACAAGCTTGCGTATGTGTTTATTTGTGTCGTCGGAGGCATATTTGTACTGAAAAGAGCGATCGAGATCGGTGATGTGCAGGCGTTTATTCAATATACGCAACAATTTGCGCAGCCTATTTTGCAATTAGCTCATATTTCAAGCACGATACAATCTACAATCGCGTCGGCAGCACGTGTGTTTGAACTTTTGGACGAAGAAGAGGAAGTTCAGGAGGAAGTAACTGCGCAGCCGATTCATCAGCCGAAGGGCGAGGTACGCTTTCAACATGTACAGTTCGGCTATACGGAAGATAAGTTGTTAATGACCGATATGAGTATTGATGTCAAAGAAGGGCAAAAAGTAGCTATCGTTGGACCTACGGGTTCAGGAAAGACAACATTAATCAATTTGCTGATGCGTTTTTATGAAGTTAACGGTGGGCAGATTACGATAGATGGCCGAGATATTTCGAAAATGAATCGGGTAGATCTGCGGCGTATGTTCGGCATGGTATTGCAAGATACGTGGCTGTTTAATGGGACGATTCGGGAAAACATCGCTTATGGGCGTACAGATGCTACGGATGCAGATATTTTCCAAGCAGCTAAGCAGGCATATGCTGATCCTTTTATAAGGAAGCTTCCAGATGGATACGACACGATCTTGAATGAGAATGTAACCAATTTGTCGCAAGGGCAGAAGCAGCTATTAACGATAGCTCGCGCGATTTTGACGGATCCGTCCATTTTGGTATTAGATGAAGCGACAAGTAATATTGATACGCGGACCGAAATTCATATTCAACGGGCGATGAAGGAATTGATGAAGGGAAGAACGAGCTTTATTATTGCTCATCGTTTGTCTACCATTCGTGATGCCGACCTTATTGTGGTGATGAACAGTGGTAATGTGGTTGAGCAGGGAAGTCATGAGCAGTTGTTAGCGAAAGGTGGCATGTATGCCGACCTGTATAACAGTCAATTTGCAGAGGCAAGTAAAATGAGCAGTTAG
- a CDS encoding lytic polysaccharide monooxygenase, translating into MESQRMWNTFSINVSSLLAACFMTLLTLTCWAMFTESASAHGYIESPASRSLQCKQGSNTNCGRVVFDPHSVEGRGSFPQSGPADGKIAGGGVFSELDEQSLDRWSKVTINGGTNTFKWHLTAAHATREWKYYITKAGWDPNQPLTRATLDLEPFCYINDGGKRPSNSVSHSCNVPTDRSGYHLILGVWEIADTANAFYQVIDVNLVNGSGGQAPTIPQQLVSRSQTTTSIGLAWAASTSSIGLKGYEIYRDGRVVGTTNQTSYSDTMLTPNTAYTYTVRAIDGAGNKSSSSAPITVKTIAGEGGGNVPAWNANTTYVQGKRVQYNGLVYEARWWTRGDTPGRSDVWKVVR; encoded by the coding sequence ATGGAATCGCAACGGATGTGGAACACATTCTCGATCAACGTTTCATCGTTGCTTGCCGCATGCTTCATGACATTGCTTACGCTTACCTGTTGGGCGATGTTTACTGAAAGCGCTTCAGCTCATGGCTATATTGAATCCCCAGCAAGCCGCTCGCTACAATGCAAGCAAGGCAGCAATACGAACTGTGGTCGCGTCGTATTTGATCCGCATAGTGTAGAGGGGCGTGGATCGTTCCCGCAATCTGGGCCAGCCGACGGTAAAATTGCCGGCGGTGGCGTATTTTCGGAGCTTGATGAGCAGTCCCTTGATCGCTGGTCCAAAGTCACGATTAACGGCGGCACAAATACGTTTAAGTGGCACCTAACTGCTGCACACGCCACACGTGAATGGAAATATTATATTACAAAAGCAGGATGGGACCCAAATCAACCTCTCACCCGCGCAACTCTTGATCTCGAGCCGTTCTGCTACATTAATGATGGTGGCAAAAGGCCTTCCAATTCGGTGTCCCATTCATGCAACGTGCCTACAGATCGCAGCGGTTATCACCTCATCCTAGGCGTGTGGGAAATCGCGGACACCGCCAATGCGTTCTACCAAGTCATTGACGTGAACCTTGTCAATGGATCAGGCGGGCAAGCGCCGACCATTCCTCAACAACTCGTGTCCAGATCACAAACGACAACAAGCATCGGACTCGCTTGGGCTGCCTCTACATCGTCTATTGGCTTAAAAGGCTATGAAATCTATCGAGATGGTCGGGTTGTTGGCACAACAAACCAAACTTCATATTCAGATACCATGCTAACTCCGAATACAGCTTATACGTACACCGTTCGTGCGATTGATGGAGCAGGAAATAAATCATCTTCCTCCGCGCCGATTACCGTGAAGACAATAGCTGGTGAGGGCGGTGGCAATGTCCCAGCCTGGAATGCCAATACCACCTATGTTCAAGGCAAACGGGTTCAATATAACGGTCTTGTGTACGAAGCGCGCTGGTGGACGCGTGGAGACACCCCTGGACGTTCCGATGTATGGAAAGTCGTAAGATAA